The following are encoded in a window of Candidatus Fusobacterium pullicola genomic DNA:
- a CDS encoding ABC transporter permease translates to MFRRKSFYIVVWLLLIWYVGSYLKLWNSFIIPSPERVIKSFFILLKNGKLLKNIVISLQRVAIGFGISAFLAIPLGVIFGLKTGIYEYFKGILEFLRHIPPLALVPMIILWFGIGELSKVVIIVLASFFPIFLNSLKGISSCDKKLIEVGKVFGLNERDIFKKIIFPSALSDILLGLKLGLGYSWRAIIAAELIASSSGIGYLILDSQQISRSDMVVVGILSIGVLGATTDYLFSFLMNRYFRRGVRSKYERNL, encoded by the coding sequence GTGTTTAGGAGAAAAAGTTTTTATATAGTGGTATGGCTATTACTTATATGGTATGTAGGTTCATATTTAAAATTGTGGAATAGTTTTATAATACCTTCTCCTGAAAGAGTAATTAAGAGTTTTTTTATTTTACTAAAAAATGGAAAACTTTTAAAAAATATAGTTATAAGCTTACAAAGAGTGGCAATAGGTTTTGGAATTTCAGCATTTCTAGCTATACCTTTGGGTGTTATCTTTGGATTAAAAACTGGAATATATGAGTATTTTAAAGGTATTTTAGAGTTTTTAAGACATATACCACCATTAGCTTTAGTTCCGATGATAATTTTATGGTTTGGAATAGGAGAGTTATCTAAAGTGGTGATAATAGTTTTAGCTAGTTTTTTTCCAATATTTTTAAACTCCTTAAAAGGAATCAGTAGTTGTGATAAGAAGTTGATAGAGGTTGGTAAAGTTTTTGGTTTAAATGAGAGAGATATATTTAAGAAAATAATATTTCCAAGTGCTTTATCAGATATACTCTTAGGATTAAAATTAGGACTGGGATATAGTTGGAGAGCTATAATCGCTGCAGAGTTGATTGCTTCTTCTTCTGGGATAGGTTATCTAATATTGGATTCTCAACAGATATCAAGATCAGATATGGTTGTAGTAGGTATACTTTCGATTGGAGTTTTAGGTGCAACTACAGACTATCTATTTAGTTTTTTAATGAATAGGTATTTCAGGAGAGGAGTTAGATCTAAATATGAAAGAAATCTATAG